The Desulfotignum phosphitoxidans DSM 13687 genomic sequence GTCAAGGTTGACGGATTTTAAAATCAACGGCCATTGATTTTTCGATCCCCGGTTGACCCCGGGACCTTAAAAGGTATATAAGGACTTGATAAAACCTTGTGGTATATATCAGAATGGAGAGTTTGAAAATGACCGATTTGGATTTCTGGAACCGCCATTCCGTTCAATATCTTGAAATGGCGTTTGACACCGGACACAAAGAAAAAATTCATGATCCGGACGGATATGGCAAAAGAACCGGAGAATGCGGGGATACAGTTGAATTTTCAATCAAGGTAAAAGACGGCGTTCTGGACTCGATCTCTTTTATGGCCCATGGATGCCTGAACACCACTGCCTGCTGCAATACAGTGGTGTCTTTCGCCCGGGGAAAAACCATTGATCAGGCGTGGGAAATAACCCCGGAACAGGTGGTGGAATACCTTCAGACCCTGCCGCCGGATCATGAACACTGC encodes the following:
- a CDS encoding iron-sulfur cluster assembly scaffold protein, with the protein product MTDLDFWNRHSVQYLEMAFDTGHKEKIHDPDGYGKRTGECGDTVEFSIKVKDGVLDSISFMAHGCLNTTACCNTVVSFARGKTIDQAWEITPEQVVEYLQTLPPDHEHCAQLAVGGLYLALSDFQSGRTHRAKTA